CGCATGGGTTTCTCATCTTGTCTTGGCGGAGACCACATGGGTCCTTGCAAGCGTCTACAAGCTGGGCGCGAAACAGATCGCAACGGCCATTCGCATGCTGCTCAACCACGACAAGTTGGCACTTCAGAGTGCTGAAGTGATCGAACGCGCGTTGGCTGTCTATCTCCAACAGCCGAAGCTTGGTTTCTCGGATTGCCTCATCGTCGAAATCGCGCGCAGCGCGGGGCACACTCCTTTGGGCACCTTCGACCTTGGGCTTGCCAGAGTGGATGCTGCGGTGAGGGTATGAGCGGGAGCGTTCACGGCGTGTGGTTCAGGCAGTAGTCGGCGGCCCCGCCCGAGCGGTGGCGGACGCGCCAGCGGAAGTGGCGGCCCGCGTACCGGGACACCGCATGGGTGAGGCTCTCGCTGCATGTCGACC
The nucleotide sequence above comes from Pseudomonadota bacterium. Encoded proteins:
- a CDS encoding type II toxin-antitoxin system VapC family toxin, yielding MRAVDTNVVVRLIARDDPKQVAAAEQFVASGAWVSHLVLAETTWVLASVYKLGAKQIATAIRMLLNHDKLALQSAEVIERALAVYLQQPKLGFSDCLIVEIARSAGHTPLGTFDLGLARVDAAVRV